CCGGTACCAGTGCCGGACGCGGCGTGTCCGCTACCCGCGTGACCATGACCGCCATACGCGGGCTGGCCGGCAGCACCTGCAAACCCGGCCGGACCCGCGCCGTGCTGGCCCTGCCCCAGACCCCAGCCAGCCGCCCCCTGGGTCGCGGTGGAGTAACCCGTTGCCGGCACCGGCCCCGGCGCTCCGGGCGATCCACTGGATGCACCAACGGCGGCCGCAGAAGCCGCCACCGCTGGCGCATCCGGCGCCGCCGGCAATCCGTAGCCACCGCGCGCGAGCACCGCGTTGGCCGCGTCGTAAAGCTCACCCAGGACGCCGCCCAGCGCCTTGGCGTAGTGCTCGAACAACAGCGTCCGCAGCAGTTCGGGGATCTGCTCGTCTTCAAACGTGTCCACGAAGGCCATCGCCAGGCGGGTCGGGCCCAAGGGGTTCATCGAGGGCTCCGCGCCCAGCGCGCCGGCCAGGATGTCCAGGCGTGCTCCCATCATGTCGAGGCTGGCGCTGTGCCGATGGTCCAGGCTGGCGGCCAGCGCCTGCCCGGCCAGATGGAAATCGATCTGGCCTTCGTCGATCAGCCCGAGTGGAACGTCGACGCTGTCGCGGGCATGCAGCAGGCGGAAATCGTCGAAGCCGCGCGCGATTCCCTGCCGGAAGCGCATCACATGGGCCGCGTGGTGCTGGCGCAGCACCCACAAGGCGGCCTGCGCCTGGTAGACGACCTGCGGCGAATGGTTTGCATCGCCCCCGGCGGTGATGGCCGCCAGCGCGGTATCGATCGCCGGGTAGAATTCGCCCGGCAGCCCGGCCAGGCGCTCCAGCACGAGGCGCTTGATCTCCTCAAGCACCCGCGTGGGATCCACGGGGGTGGAATGGAAACCGCGGGCGGATGGGATAGACACGTGTGCTCCAGACCTGGGTGACGCAGACCGCTGCCCACAAACCTGTATGGGAGCATAGTGGCAATATGGGTCAGGTTTCTCCGCTCAATGTTTGAACTGTGACTTATGACCCCCAAAGCCGATACATCGTATCAACAAGGGCCCTCGCTCGACGCCCTGGATGCTGCGCTGGCGCACCTGGATCGCCGCCGTTCCGTGCCCTTCATGCGCTTGCAGGAGCCCGGGCCGGACCGCGCGGTGTTGCTGCGGCTGCTCGCCAGCGCGACCCGGGTGCCCGACCATGGCGCCCGCGTGCCGTTCCGGTTCATCAGCCTGCGCGGCGATGCCCGGCGGGTGTTCGGCGAGCGCCTGGCCGCGCGCCATCGCCAGGCCGATGCCGAGGCCAGCGAGGGCGCGATTGCCAAGGATCTTGACCGCTACCTGCACGCGCCGCTGATCGTGGTGCTGGTGGCCGAACTGGGCCCGGATCCGAAGATCCCGGGCCAGGAGCGCCTGCTGAGCGCGGGGTGCACCGGCTTTGCGCTGCTGCAAGCTGCCCAGGCCGCGGGCTTTGGCGGTTGCTGGTTGACCGGTTGGGCCGCCTACGACCGCGGCGTTGCCGCGATGCTCGGCTTGGCGGACCACGAGCACATCATCGGTTTCATCCACCTGGGCACGCCATCGCAGGAAATCGGCGAGCGTCGCCGCCCCGATCCGGCGGCATTGCTGTCCGAGTGGGTGCCTTGAGCGACGCCGGCGTCGCTGCCTCGCCCCGCGCTGCCACGCCGACCCTCTACCTGGTCGATGCCAGCCTGTACGTCTTCCGCGCCTGGCACTCGATGCCCGACGATTTCCGCGGCGCGGATGGCTCGCCGACCAACGCCGTCCACGGATTTGCCCGGTTCCTGCTGGAACTGCTGGATCGTGCGCGCCCGCAGCATATCGCGGTGGCCTTCGACGAGGCGCTTGACTCGTGCTTCCGCAACGCGATCTACCCGGCCTACAAGGCCAACCGCGAACCGGCGCCGGACGCGCTGAAACGGCAGTTCGTGCACTGCCGTGAACTGTGCGCCGCGCTTGGCCTGAGCGTGCTC
This genomic interval from Lysobacter ciconiae contains the following:
- a CDS encoding nitroreductase family protein — translated: MTPKADTSYQQGPSLDALDAALAHLDRRRSVPFMRLQEPGPDRAVLLRLLASATRVPDHGARVPFRFISLRGDARRVFGERLAARHRQADAEASEGAIAKDLDRYLHAPLIVVLVAELGPDPKIPGQERLLSAGCTGFALLQAAQAAGFGGCWLTGWAAYDRGVAAMLGLADHEHIIGFIHLGTPSQEIGERRRPDPAALLSEWVP